The genomic stretch AGCCCTTGAGACACCCCAGCCAACGACACAGCTCATTCAAAgagtcacagaaaggtttgggttggaaggaacctaaaATATCGTCTCATTCCActccctggcatgggcagggacacctgccaccgAATCAGGCtggtccaagccccatccaacctggccttgggcagttCCAGGGGTGGGGGcagcttctgtgggcaacctgtgccagagcctcacagCCAAGAATGTCTTCTCAATATCCCATCTAAGCCTGCCCCCTGTCAGCCATTCCTCCTTGCcctgtcactccatcccttgtccaaagtccctctcttggatcccctttaggtactggaagtgCTATAAGGTTTCCCTgtactcttctccaggctgaacacccccagctccctcagtctgtccatagcagagctgctccagcctctgatCATCACTGTGGCTTCCTCTAGCCTTGCTCCAACACATCCTGTCCTTTTTATGTTGGAATCCTCACACCGGACACAATACTTTAAGGTGAGCAGAGTAAAGGGGGGAAATCCCCTCACTAAACCTGTTGATCACACTGCTGGGGATACAGCCCAGTTtcatgaaataaaataatatcACTACAAGCCAGCTTCACATCTGACTTCACCACAATtctgccttcttttttttctgttaaattatttttcagaGCATTCCTCTGAGGTATTTCTAGACCTTCCATAAATCCTTCCCTCAATAGGGAGGTCCTGGCTCAGAGGATGTGGCCATAAATCCCTAGAATCTTTACAGGGGATATTTTCTCATCCAAAGCAGATGAAAACAGCGTTTGTGGCAGGTAAACACCCCAGAGGAAGCAGAGGGCCCCAGACAGACGGACGTGTCCCCACCACTCCATCCCTGTGGCGGGTGGGAAGAGGAAACTCCCCGGCCTTGGCTATGGGAGAGGGATCAAACGTTTCAACAGCTGGAGAGTGGATTTAAGCcaatgcaaacaaacaaacaaaaagcccaaaGAAAACAAGGCAGCCTGGATCGGTGCCAGGTGTTTAACAGAGGTAGAAGAAGGCTGAGGCAGCACGAGACCCAGGAGACCTCAGCACCCAGACCTGGCTGCTGTGTCCAAGAAACACAAACTGTGACGGGGAGGAGCATGAGGAGGGTTCCGAGGCTGTCTGGGGTCACGGGAACCCTCTGCCTCAGCAAGAGCAGGGAGGGCTCAGTTTTCCTATCCTAGAAGGAGAAAAGCTATCAGGTGATCCGTGGCCAGCTATAAATACCCCAGGGATTGAGTAAACAgcatggggagaaaaaaaataaagtgaagCCGAAGAAGAGCACTGACACAGAGATGTGTTTTTAGAAACTGGCCAGGAATGAGTTTAGCTGGGAGGGAggtggcagctcctgctctggcacaGCCACTGGGCTAAATGATGTGGCGCTCCTCAAAGGCTTGGGCAGTTTGGAAAAGGAGATTACAAGGCTGACAGGATGACAAGGACAGAGCACCATGGGACAGACCCCAGGAACAGctccagcctctgctcctgccccagcagagcacacagacacCTCTCTGCTTACAGACAGCACCTGcacatggatcccttcccactgcctGCCTTCCAAACGCTGCAGAAGTCAGAAATCCAGCACGGGAAGAGATTCCCCAgccagctctgccttgcagacctCCCACACCCAGAGCTAACCCGACAGAAGCATCCCCAGCAAGCAGCACCAGCGCAGCCACGCTGCAGGAGCATGCATGGGCAGCCACACGCTGGAAATCTGCAGCTAATTTCCCTTTCACTGCCCAGACACGGCCAAGATGCTTCATCTTCAAGCAGGGGAAACATCCTGGCTCCATGGACAGGGAAGGTTCTCCCAGCAGCAGCGTTTTCTCAAGCCAGGCGCTGGTTTGAGGCTGTCAGGTTGTTGTCAGCTATTTACATGCTGCACCCAGAGTGAACTGGCTCACGTGGTGTTCACTTCTGGCACAGCACTGCTCAGCTCACAGGCTCAAAATATCCATcccattagggaaaaaaaatggcTGCTTATAAATCAAATGTgggactgtccctgctgctgtcatAAAATGGTGTCAAAACAAAAGCAAGCCCGTGCAGAACAGGCTGCTGCTCCAGTCCTGCCAGGATGAGCAGTTTTATTTGGATGCCAGAATATTTGGTGTTATAATCCCAGCAGCAGATGATTCCACTGCAGGAAAGGGTGCTTTGTGCTGGTTGCAAAACTGGAAGCTTCAGCCACGTCAGATTGTGGGGATTTGGTGCCTTGTGCTGTGGAGAAGCACCCATgggaagcaaaaaggaaaaagcaaaacccACTGTGTTTTCTGAAACACCCCAAACCCTGAAGCCCAGCTGAGCAGTGCCAGACCAGAAGGATTCATGTGGAGCTCTGCACATGGTGTGTGAGGTGCAGGCTGCAGCAGAAGGGCTCTGGACACTCACAGCCCACTCACATTCCTCCAGCACTCCGATCTTGGGCtctgcacagagctcagctcagTGAGTGAGAATTCAGATTTCAACAGAGAtagaaaatctaaaaaaaaattcccaaacggAAAGCCTGAGGCTGCTGACAGTTTCCACACTCTGGGGAATATTCCTGGTTATATCTTTGACTCAAAGGGCGGCTGGGAAACCCATCTCCTGAAGGGCATTTAATTTTCATTCCAAGGCTTTCACACCAAGTGAAATAACAgagaaaaaatacacaaaaacctTCTACTACTTAGATACATCTAAAACCAGATCACTCTGCAAATCCTCTTTAGCATCTCAGCTGCCTTCACAGCAGGAATGAGGCGTGGGAGGTGGCAGGAGCTTAGGGCACCCGTGGAAATCCCATTTTCCAGGCAACTTCCATCCTTATCAGCACGGCACCAGGTGCACAGGTTGATGGTCACCGCCCAGCTGCCACGTTTGCACAACTGCAGATTGGAACTGTGTGAAGTTTAAAAGGCTGTCACTACCCCCTGTGTCCTGCCACGAGCTTTTCCACGTGGAAGCAAAGGCAGCCAGGCCCTGCCACAGAAGGCAGAGCCACACAGATAAACCCCTGCAGACCCAGATACCCTTTGAGATAAGCAgctaaaattaattttctctgaAGCTGCTTGTGACAGCCCATCATCTCTCCTCAGCCCAGCTCCACAAAACACTCCCCTTTAGTGAGAAGCACCTTTCCAGCAAGAAGCTCaggggatttggggcagggaAAGGTGAAAACCGATGGGGTGAGAGTGGATTTTGTGCACGCAtttcccagctgagcactcagcagCCCAGTGGTGACACGGACTTGAGGGTGCCACCACAGCACCCAGAGCATCGCTGTCCCCCGGGGCTGTGCAGACACAAGTGGGGCTGGTAGGGCAGCGAGGAGCAGAAAACAGTCCTTGAGCACCACAACCCCACCGGCTGCCCCGCTGTGGCCCCAGAGCAGAGAGGGTCACCAGGAGGGCTCGATGCTTCTCCAGTTCactgctccagagcagagggggtcACCAGGAGGGCTCGATGCTCCTCCAGTTCactgctccagagcagagggggtcACCAGGAAGGCTCGATGCTCCTCCAgttcccagctccagagcagaggcGGTCACCGGGAAGGCTCGATGCTCCTCCAGTTCactgctccagagcagagggggtcACCAGGAAGGCTCGATGCTCCTCCAgttcccagctccagagcagaggcGGTCACCGGGAAGGCTCGATGCTCCTCCAGTTCCCAGTTCTGGAGCTGAGGGGGTCACCAGGAGGGCTCGATGCTTCTCCAGTTCACAGCTCCAGAGCAGAGAGGGTCACCAGGAAGGCTCGATGCTCCTCCAGTTCCCAGCTCGGAGCACGCTCGGCTGCCCAGGCCGGGGCTGGAGGAGCTCCCGGTGCTCCCGCGGCCCcagcccgggcggtgccggctcAGGAGCCCGGAGCGCTGCCCGGCAGCTCCTTGCCGGGGCCGGAGGGCGAATCAGCACCGCTGCTGGCCACGTTCTCGTATTTCGGCTCTTCCTCCGCGGCAGcctgtcccttcctttccaggcTGCCAGCTAACTCCGGGCTTTCCCCCTTCTCTGCCGTTTCGCTGGCCCCGTCCTGGGCACCGGTGCTTTTTGACGAGAGGGATGCGAGGAGGAGGGACAGTCTCTTGGCAgcgggatgctgctgctgcttgccCGGGGCTGGCTCGGCAGGAGCCCCCGGCACACTCTCCCTCTGCTTGCAGCTGTTCTCCGAGTCCCTGCGCTGCGCCAGAGCCCGGCGAGGGGGTTTCTGGATGGCCTCCATGCTCCTCCTCACCTTGGGCTCCTCCTTCGCAGCCCACTTGCCCTTCTGCAAGCTGCCCAGACGCTTCAGCACAGCCTGGACCGGTCCCTCGCCAGTCCCCTCCGCCTTGGGGTCGTGCCCTGCCGTTCCCACCATCATGTAGATGGTGGTGACATTGGGTTCCTTCCCCTTGGCCTCCCAGCTGCCGCATCTCGCAGCCGCTTCCAGCGCCTCCACTCTCTGTGCCACATGCCTGGTGCTGGACACCACCCTGCGGCGTCCCCCCGGCGTGGCCCGGGGCGATGGCCGGTGGCTTTCGTCCCCCTTGCTGAGGGGCTCGGCGTTCTCGTAGCAATCGCTGGCCGGGCTCTCGCTGGGCGGCTCGGCCGCCGCATCCCCCGGCGGTGGGGTCAGCCTGGATGGGCCCCACGGAGCCTTGGgcttcctgctggggctgggcgtCTCGGCAGCCCCGAATTTTGTCCCCTCGGCGAAGGACACAGAGGGACGCTTGGCCTTGGCGATGCTGGACGTGCGGGGGATGGCGAAGGGCTGCGAGACATCCTCGGAGTCGAAGGCGGACGGGTCCGGGAGCGCCTCGGCAGCGGGGGATGCTCCGTCCTGCAGCTCAGCCCCGCCCAGCAGTGGGATGCCTGTGGGACAAAGCGACACGTGTTACAGCTGCCACCCTGCCCGGGGACATAatcggggacactgggacaggagcTGATGCAATAGGATTGTCCCTGGGAACGTTTCCCAAGGAGGAGGTTGTGAAATGGGGTTGCCCCACTGGGCACGTCCCATCGCAGGCAGccaaacacagccctgcagacaGGAAAACAAGGACAAGGAAATAAACAATGTCTGAGCCaagcacagctccctgggacgGCCAGGATTGACCCCAGAGGTGagcagagaggagaaggaggagcagcCATGGGCGTCACCTTCTCTGGGAGGGACGGAGTACTCGGGTCCCTCGTTGTCGGTGtcgaaggaggagaaggagctgtCTGAAACCCACGCAGATGATGGGGGCTCGATGAAGCTGGGGTTGTAGGGGATTTCCATGTCGTGGTGGGAAACTGGGGAAGAATAGACACCCAGCTGAACTCGAGCACCCCAGGGTGCTCAGAGGAGAGGGGTTTCAGGCTTCCCcccagagagagagtgcagcacTTCTGGAAGTGCTGTGGGCAGCTCTGCCTTGCTCACCTGTGACTTTGGGAAGTTTTGAGGTGCCCAGGTTAAAGCAGGGCATGAGAGCACTGAGGTTGGCCAACACCCCCTGCACGTGGTGCTTCATCCTGGCCAGCACACCATCAtctggcacagctgccctgcagagcagagagggacaTCAAGGGACACAGGACATGGGGGTTTGTGTCAAAGgctgaaaaatgtgaaaaaaatacCTGTCTCTGGCATCTGCTGAGCcggcaccacagcagcagcaggcaacACAGAGCAGCAACAGCAGGAGAGGGACAAGGATGGCAGCTGCAAGGGCTCCGTGGTCCTTCAAACCTGTGTGAGGAGATGGGCTGAGTATGGCATGTcctgtggctgtgacacctacACAACAGCCCTGCATGGAGAGAGCAGGAGCTGACAACTCCCAGTGGGGCCAGGAGGCACCAACATGCATCCCAGCACCTTCCCCAGTGAGGATGTGACCATCCCTTGCCCAGAAATGTGAGGTTAATCTTACTCAGCACACAGTCACCCTGCACAGGGTCACAGGTCCCCCGGGAGCACtggcagggtgaggaacaattCACTCCAAAATagccctcaggacaagtgttgtTGCAGCTGGAAGAGAGAGGAAAGGAGGGAAATGCCCCCAGAgagagcaaggctccagcccagccccactcccagagTTATCCCAGCATTTTCCTGGTGTTACCTGTCTCCCCAGTAGCCTGCCTGGCAGATGCAAACTCCTGTCACGGGGTCACAGCTCCCTGAAacacactcagggcagaggaactGGCAGCCATCACCAAAGGTGcccacagggcaggagctgtTGCAGCTGCCAAAACAGAGCAAAGCATCAGTGACTGcatcccagagcagggacacccccagggaccagGGGCCTCACCCTGGGCATACCTGGGTCCTGTCCAGCCGGGGTCACAGCGCAGGCAGGACCCGGTCTGGGGATCACAGGGCTCCCCGTGCAGGCAGCGGGGACACGGCTGCAGGCAGCCATCCCCATGGAATCCAGGAGCACAGGGATCCTTGCAGAGGGTCCCGTTCCAGCCGGGCTGGCAGGCCAGGCAGAAACCATCCACgggtgagcagggctggctgcgcttgcagctcccacagctgtgTGGGCAGAGAGGCACTGGGGTCACAACGCCCGCCCTTGAACCCTCTAAATAGCAGCTTTCACCCCATAAAAAGCAGCTTTCACCCCACAAAATAACTGAGCATTGTTTTGGACCGAGGGGAAACACACACAGCGGTGCCTAATGCTCTGTGGTAGCAAGAGGAGAGGAGGgcagcagaatcacagaatattctgagttgggagGTGCTGCTTTATCACCACGGGGAGTGAGATTAAGGACAACCAGATTTTAGGGTGACACTTTCTGCTGACATTAGCGAGGTGTTTCTTTCGGGGCAACGCTGATGCCGCATCCACCCTGGGATGCTCAAACCCAGGACAGGTCTCCCTGCCCACCcaaaggaacagacacaggagCGACGCCTTCTCCCAAGACCTTTCTGCCGCCCGCTGGATCCCGCAGCTCCCCCATCTCACCTGTGCACGCACTGAGGGCCGTATTTCCCCGCCGGGCAGGGCTCccggcagctcctgccctggtaGCCGGGCTCGCAGGTGCAGTGGCCGCTGGCGGAGCTGCAGGAGCCGTGCCCGCAGTCGCAGCGCCGCTGGCACGCCGGTCCCCAGTAGCCAGGCAGGCACTCGCACTTGCCCGTCTCCTGCGCGCAGGGTGAGACGTTGCAGGAGCACTTGAAGCTGCACCTCCGGCCCCACCAGCCCGGCTGGCAGCGGCACAGCCCGCTCAGGGGGTCGCACTGCGACGTGGAGGGGTTGCAGGGGCATTGCTTCTTGCAGTTGGGTGCCCACCAGCCCGGCTCGCAGTGGCAGGCGCCGCTCAGGGGGTCGCAGCGGCCGTGGGGGCCGCACTGGCACGGGAACTGGCACAGCCTTCCCCAGTGGTTGGGGTCGCAGGTGCAGCGGCCGCTGGCGGGGTCGCAGCGCCCGTTGGGGTGGCACGGGCAGCTCCGCTTGCAGTCGTGGCCCCAGTACTGCTCAGGGCAGCCTGCCAGGGGAAAGGACACGGGCAGCATGGGGAGAAAGAAGCCCGGCAGCCCCCCGAGCATCCAGCTGGATTTACAGGGGGATGGATGGCAGGGGCTGGGCGCGGGGAGGGCACTCACGGGAGCTGCAGTCTGCTCCGAAGAAGCCGGGTGGGCAGCGGCACAGCCCGGGTTTCACGCACACCTCGCCCTCCCTGCAGGCGTCCTCCCCCTCGCACACGGCTGTTGTGGCAGGAAAGGCACTCAGCTCTCTCTGACCGGGGCTCACACCCCACCTGCCAcccacccagctcctgcagggacagcaccatcCCGCTTCCCGCTCCATGCCATCACCCTGCTGGTGATGCAGAACCATCAGCACCTGGGGCTCCGCTCGGAGCAGGACCTCTCTCAAGGAGAGCTGAGGGTTTCCCCGACACTCAGAGGATCCGCCTGGACGAGCGTGGGGGCCACGCTTTGGGATTCACCCCATCCATCACTCACCGACCGTGCACGccctcccctcctgcctccagccGGGACAGCACTGCGGGCCGGCCGCGAACCTGCGGGAGAGACCGGGGGGTGTCAGCCAGGCCCGGGGGGCCAGGGCGGCTCCATGGCCCCGGCCGAGGCACAGCGATCCTTGCCCCAGTGCTGAGAAGGCGGCGTGGCCCCCAGGGCAATGCTCCGGAAGGAAACCAGAAAAATAGAAGGAAATTTAGGAGGCTGCAGCCCGAGTGggtggctgggatgggatgggctgggctgccCGGAGCGCTGGGAATGTCCCCACGGAGCCGGGCCGGGTGTCCCTTGCCCTGGGAGAGGCTCAAAGCTTCACCATTAGTGCACAAATGAGGCACCGAAGTGAAGGTCATGAGAGGCATCACTAATGATGGGAGACAATGGGAGTGGCAATAAATTCGGGGGACATCAGTCCCAAAGCTCTTTGAGGTTTGCTACAGCGGCATTTCCCCACGATGAGTTTTGCCATGGGTCCCATATTGCCCCGTTGCCCTGCACTCCGAGGGTGAATAAGAAATAAACCCTGGAGAAGGGATCTGATGCCCCAAATGCCCAGACATGCCCCAGCCACGCTCCCCAGCACCTCCCCAGCCTGCACCCACCCCGTGCCAGGCtgcacatccctgcccatgggaggagGGATGAACAGCGACCCTCTGGGGCTGCTGAGAGTCCCCAGGAGATGGCACAGGTCGGGACCCCCGTGGCACAGGTCGGGACCCCCGTGGCACTCACCTGCAGACGTTCCTGCCCTCAGGGTcgagctcctgggcagagctctgcacccacagccacagctgcaggcacaggatGGGCCGGGCGCTCTccatcccagcagggcacagggcccCCGTCCTGGTggctccccagccccacgctggtgtccctctgtcccgTCTGTCCCGTCCCACCCGCGGGGCGGCCTCTTCCTCCCTCCAGCCTTGGGTTTCTTCCTGAGGAAACGCGGGAGGCGGCGCCCGATCCAGGCGCAGGGGTGCGGCGGGGAGGGGGAGCAGGGAATGCTGCCCGGGCTATTTCTGGCCCTGGCTGCCACCCTGCCATGGAAAGGGGAATCCAGGGGCTCCACACAGCCACACAGGGGCTGGCACCTGCCTGAACATctcacctgtgccaccccacTCCCCTTGTGACATCCTCTATCGTCCCCAAAACTGCTTTAGCCAATGTCCCCCCAACCCAAACaaacatccagtgccaccccctgcctcACGCCCCATGAGCCACCCCATGGCACTGCCAAACCCTGGCAGGGACTTAGAGGAGGGGTCCCCTTGTCCCCCACAGCAACACAGCCTGACCTGTGCTGGCCTTTGAAGGGCTGCTGGCCACTGCCCCACCTCGCCACGTCCCCAGGAGCTTTGTGTCAGCAGATGCACAGGAAACACCTTTTTCCTACCCAAGGCCAGCTCAGCCGGGGGGGGCTCCGGGCTGGAAGCACCCCTTGGCCATGCAGGAATTAACTCCTCCATGCCCAGCACTGTGGGATCACACCCCtggagccccctccccaccagaAGGGGCTCAGGGGGCACAGCCATCAGGAGAAGGGCAAGGGAAATCTGGGAGCGTCACCCAGCCCTCCCCAAGCAGAGAGCAGAGGCTGCAGGCAGAACCTCAGAGGAAAAACAAGACTGATTTATTTCCAAATTAAAGGTAGAAAGTACCTGATCTGAGGGGACTGATGCCCCCATGAATACAAGGATTGTTCCAGTCTGCCAGGTCCCAGAGGTGCCAGGAAGAGGTGTCAGTACAAAACTGATTCACCCCAAGCCTGAGAAGTGCAGGAGTGGCCCTGGAGGTGATCCTGTTGGCTCCAGCCACAGGAGCACCTGGACACCCAGTGCAGTGTGCTCAGCCCcaccccagccctgtggggacccCAGGGCACCCCAACTGCACCTTCACATTGCAGGGATTGGGGAGCTACTAAAGAAAGGGGTGAGGTAAAACACCCACAGAGCAGGATGGGGCAGctgtgggctgtgagcagaggggtTTGCAGAGAGCCACCAGGGGATGGAAGATCCCTTTTGGGGTGTGGAGAAGGAAGAGGGTGCAGCCCCCCACCGTGCTGAGCTGCAAGCAGGGAGCAGTGGGGAGGGGGCCCAGCTGTGAGGGCCCCTCTTAGCTAAGCTGTGGGCACAGTGAAAGGGTGGCTGGTGGGCAGAGGTGCCCAGAGGTGCTGAgctgtcccagccaggctggcaggccaCATCCAAGTGTCCCAGTGGGTCTGCAGGAACCTGCCCACGCTGTGGCTTTGCCACCACCGTGGCACAGGgaagtgccagggctgctgtgctgctctggaatCCACTGGAAGAAGAGGATCCAGGAAGTTCTGCTGCGAGGACAGATCCTGCTCCCGTTGCCGTGGGGTCAGAGTGCTGCTGTGGCTCTGTCAGGGCAGCTGGACCCGGCCTTGCTCTCTCCCTCTGGCTCCAGCTGTGTGTCCAGTGAGTCAATGATTTCCCAGGTTCCAGGGCAGCTGGATGAGGGGGGATCTTTGCTGCTGCCCTGGTACCACAGCCCAAAActgcagagagagcagagaaGGGCTATGGGGGAGAAGAACTTGCCCAGGGAGGATGCAGAATCCCAACCTCCCTCTGTGGTGATGTGGCACCCAGGACAAGGCAGATCCCCCTAAAACAGCACCCCCTGCTCTGACAgcatccctgccagccctgctgactcTGTTCCCATCACATCCAAGCTCCACAGCTGCCAGGTCCCAGCCAAACCCCAAACCTCTCTCCACTGGCAGAGCTTCCCATTCCTACCAGCACAGGAGCAAACTTACAAGCTCCTAATTTTGGATTCTGGAGGCTGAGCATCCACACAGTCTGTGCCATGACCTGGGAGCCAGGAGCCCTCCTCTTCATCACTGCACAAAGAAATGGGGGCAAACCTGCACTGagccacagcagcgagtgctggAGCCACTCTGGTGTTtgtccagtgctcccagtgccaccacctcaCCTCCCTTTTGTCACATGCACGCAAGGGACAAGTGGCATTTGGCCAGGCCATGCCTGACTGGTGACAGGGACACACGAGCCCCGGTGGCACAGCTATGCCAGAGCAACACATCAACTGCAGACATCAAACCTTTGATCTCTGGAGGGAGGAGGCAGCTCTGGGCTTGGGGAGGCTCCAATCCAGGGCATCAAGCACATGGAaatgctggagcagggcagccagcccCCACCCTGCATGGGAGgatcccagcacccagccagaCTCACCTGCTCCCCGACTCCTCCGTCGTTCCCA from Melospiza melodia melodia isolate bMelMel2 chromosome 21, bMelMel2.pri, whole genome shotgun sequence encodes the following:
- the SCARF1 gene encoding scavenger receptor class F member 1, with protein sequence MESARPILCLQLWLWVQSSAQELDPEGRNVCRFAAGPQCCPGWRQEGRACTVAVCEGEDACREGEVCVKPGLCRCPPGFFGADCSSRCPEQYWGHDCKRSCPCHPNGRCDPASGRCTCDPNHWGRLCQFPCQCGPHGRCDPLSGACHCEPGWWAPNCKKQCPCNPSTSQCDPLSGLCRCQPGWWGRRCSFKCSCNVSPCAQETGKCECLPGYWGPACQRRCDCGHGSCSSASGHCTCEPGYQGRSCREPCPAGKYGPQCVHSCGSCKRSQPCSPVDGFCLACQPGWNGTLCKDPCAPGFHGDGCLQPCPRCLHGEPCDPQTGSCLRCDPGWTGPSCNSSCPVGTFGDGCQFLCPECVSGSCDPVTGVCICQAGYWGDSCNNTCPEGYFGVNCSSPCQCSRGTCDPVQGDCVLSLKDHGALAAAILVPLLLLLLCVACCCCGAGSADARDRAAVPDDGVLARMKHHVQGVLANLSALMPCFNLGTSKLPKVTVSHHDMEIPYNPSFIEPPSSAWVSDSSFSSFDTDNEGPEYSVPPREGIPLLGGAELQDGASPAAEALPDPSAFDSEDVSQPFAIPRTSSIAKAKRPSVSFAEGTKFGAAETPSPSRKPKAPWGPSRLTPPPGDAAAEPPSESPASDCYENAEPLSKGDESHRPSPRATPGGRRRVVSSTRHVAQRVEALEAAARCGSWEAKGKEPNVTTIYMMVGTAGHDPKAEGTGEGPVQAVLKRLGSLQKGKWAAKEEPKVRRSMEAIQKPPRRALAQRRDSENSCKQRESVPGAPAEPAPGKQQQHPAAKRLSLLLASLSSKSTGAQDGASETAEKGESPELAGSLERKGQAAAEEEPKYENVASSGADSPSGPGKELPGSAPGS